In uncultured Bacteroides sp., the following proteins share a genomic window:
- a CDS encoding T9SS type A sorting domain-containing protein, translating into MPKLTNHKQLGLNLAAFFMLLLSYNTNCYSDIIIPKLDGTTGKSEAWTLSNVKTNAGYWIMNNSSSSVETTEFYDFTAFSGVYIQVKLGISNYYKYCTTRLEISDDGINWRLLNEYPLTESTATKTFTYSVTSLPNKHAKIRLIAANSDNTAGAKLFSIDITGIPKFIPIPTANEASNITTRSFIASWNNCNNATDYEINIYNKLPGNAEKTILYEDFSEQDPKSSAIDTELSTLLPKWKGKYVSFQISASENQKFLKVGNTSTKGSYIELPPLNLSEDNGKFKLDFDIGTLNAAPCDVYLSINNEKVEAITINTTSLYTSQHKTYSFSNGTENCIIRLEGVTKDRYSFILDNIKITQLQNGVETSIAGYPKNVGNQTSYAVEGLAPNTTYYYNVKATNGYITTHQSNEICAKTLSGDQIIVESNEEKIFNNEIINGNLQIKEGAKVSGKVTVTGEILYTCKFAQGKWHSFSLPFIPKNVGGYINGKAYSLRANHDYMLKSYENEKFTDATLSDKGYIIKVSSNIDNGELFFFSDKGVTLNESAPQYAISNGYTHLGNPYTYSINPKELVGADKYYSLKNNKYIESNDDILPYQSFIAYKEIMPNLSVSAIYTDPQLESTGISNAESDNIKIWQDNGTLYVTGTEGTVNIYSAQGKLVYTGSTEALKQIMLPTGLYLIKIKNQTTKIIIN; encoded by the coding sequence ATGCCAAAGTTAACTAACCACAAACAGCTAGGCTTAAACCTGGCTGCTTTTTTTATGCTATTACTATCTTACAACACAAACTGCTACAGTGACATAATCATTCCCAAATTAGATGGAACCACAGGCAAATCAGAAGCCTGGACACTTAGCAATGTAAAAACAAATGCAGGCTACTGGATTATGAATAATTCTAGTTCATCCGTAGAAACAACAGAGTTTTATGATTTTACTGCTTTTTCGGGAGTATATATTCAAGTAAAACTTGGAATCTCTAATTATTATAAATACTGTACAACAAGGTTAGAAATATCAGACGACGGGATAAACTGGAGATTGCTTAATGAATATCCCCTCACAGAAAGTACAGCTACAAAGACCTTCACTTATTCTGTAACCTCATTACCAAATAAACATGCAAAAATAAGACTTATCGCTGCAAATTCAGACAACACAGCCGGCGCAAAGCTTTTCAGTATTGATATAACTGGTATCCCTAAATTTATTCCTATTCCAACTGCAAATGAAGCATCTAATATAACAACCAGATCATTCATTGCAAGCTGGAATAATTGTAATAATGCAACCGATTATGAAATCAATATATATAATAAGCTGCCCGGAAACGCTGAAAAGACAATATTATACGAGGATTTTAGTGAGCAAGATCCAAAATCGTCAGCCATTGATACTGAATTATCAACTTTATTACCCAAATGGAAAGGAAAATATGTTTCTTTCCAAATATCTGCTTCAGAAAATCAGAAGTTCCTAAAAGTAGGGAATACCAGCACAAAAGGTAGTTATATTGAATTGCCTCCACTTAATTTATCAGAAGATAACGGGAAATTTAAACTGGACTTTGATATTGGGACATTAAATGCAGCGCCATGCGATGTATATCTTTCCATTAATAACGAGAAAGTAGAAGCTATAACAATTAATACTACTAGTTTATACACGAGCCAACACAAAACATATTCATTCAGTAATGGAACCGAAAATTGCATAATTAGATTAGAAGGAGTTACAAAAGATCGCTATTCATTCATTTTAGACAACATAAAAATTACTCAACTTCAAAACGGAGTAGAAACATCAATTGCGGGATATCCTAAGAATGTGGGAAATCAGACATCCTACGCCGTTGAGGGGCTGGCACCAAACACGACCTATTACTACAATGTAAAAGCCACCAATGGTTATATTACTACGCACCAGTCCAATGAAATCTGTGCTAAAACACTCTCTGGAGATCAAATAATTGTTGAATCTAATGAAGAGAAGATTTTTAATAATGAAATAATAAATGGCAATCTACAGATTAAAGAAGGAGCTAAAGTAAGTGGAAAAGTTACAGTTACCGGAGAAATATTATATACCTGCAAGTTTGCTCAAGGCAAATGGCACAGTTTCTCACTCCCATTTATTCCAAAAAACGTGGGAGGGTACATAAATGGTAAAGCATATTCGTTAAGAGCAAACCATGACTACATGTTAAAGAGCTATGAAAACGAAAAGTTTACTGATGCAACATTGAGTGACAAAGGTTATATCATTAAAGTCTCATCAAACATTGACAATGGAGAATTATTTTTCTTCTCCGACAAAGGAGTAACACTTAACGAAAGCGCTCCTCAATATGCTATTAGCAATGGTTACACACATTTGGGCAATCCATATACATACAGCATTAATCCCAAAGAGCTGGTTGGTGCCGACAAATATTATAGTCTCAAAAACAATAAATATATTGAAAGTAACGATGATATTCTCCCTTATCAATCATTTATCGCTTATAAAGAGATAATGCCGAACTTGTCAGTTAGCGCTATTTATACCGATCCACAGCTTGAAAGTACAGGAATTTCTAATGCAGAATCGGATAATATAAAAATATGGCAAGATAACGGGACTTTATACGTAACCGGAACAGAAGGTACAGTAAACATCTACTCAGCTCAAGGCAAACTAGTCTACACTGGCTCTACTGAAGCCCTGAAACAAATAATGCTACCAACTGGTCTTTACTTGATTAAGATAAAGAATCAGACAACCAAAATAATTATCAATTAA
- a CDS encoding OmpH family outer membrane protein codes for MKKSILLSVLLFAFSIAANAQRFALIDMEYILKNIPAYERANEQLNQISKRWQSEVETLSNEAQKLYKNYQSEAVFLSDEQKTKKENEVVEKEKAAGELKRKYFGPEGELFKKRESLVKPIQDEIYNAVKSIAEAKGYSAIIDRASASSIIFASPQIDISNDVLLKLGYSN; via the coding sequence ATGAAAAAGTCTATTCTTTTATCAGTGCTATTGTTCGCCTTCTCTATAGCTGCTAATGCACAAAGATTTGCTTTGATTGACATGGAATATATTTTAAAGAATATCCCTGCTTATGAAAGAGCAAATGAACAACTGAACCAGATCTCTAAAAGATGGCAAAGCGAAGTTGAAACTTTATCTAATGAAGCTCAAAAGCTTTATAAAAATTACCAATCTGAAGCTGTTTTCTTATCCGACGAGCAGAAAACAAAGAAGGAAAATGAGGTTGTAGAAAAAGAAAAAGCTGCGGGAGAACTGAAACGTAAATATTTTGGCCCTGAAGGTGAACTGTTTAAAAAGCGTGAAAGCTTAGTAAAACCTATTCAGGATGAAATTTATAATGCTGTGAAAAGTATAGCCGAAGCTAAAGGTTACTCAGCAATTATTGACAGGGCATCGGCATCAAGCATCATATTTGCTTCACCACAAATAGACATCAGCAATGATGTTCTTTTAAAATTAGGATATTCAAATTAA
- a CDS encoding FtsX-like permease family protein, whose translation MNFPIYIAKRYLFSKKSHNAINIISAISVCGVALATLALVCTLSVFNGFQDMVATFFTAFDPQIKITVAQGKTFDTNDTRIQKIRAMKDVAVFTETIEENAMVQYKGRQAMAVIKGVQDNFEQLNRIDSILYGNGRFILHDSIVDYCVMGVELVSKLGSGVQFVDPLQVYAPIRDAKVNMANPASSFNVQYLYSPGVVFVVNQRKYDGSYILTSLDFARKLFHYTTEASALELKLKPNADIDKVKSEMKQILGNSFVVKDRYEQQADVFRIMEIEKLISYLFLTFILMIACFNVIGSLSMLIIDKKKDVETLRNLGADDKLIARIFLFEGRMISMFGAVIGIVLGLTLCYIQQRYGIISLGETHGTFIVDAYPVSVRPLDILIIFVTVLVVGFLSVWYPVRYLSKRLLLK comes from the coding sequence GTGAATTTCCCCATTTACATAGCTAAACGTTACCTCTTTTCTAAAAAGTCGCACAACGCAATCAATATAATTTCCGCAATATCTGTTTGCGGAGTAGCTCTTGCTACGCTTGCTTTAGTCTGTACACTATCTGTGTTCAATGGTTTTCAGGACATGGTTGCTACCTTTTTTACAGCCTTTGATCCGCAAATAAAGATTACTGTAGCTCAGGGAAAGACTTTTGATACGAATGATACTCGTATTCAGAAGATACGTGCAATGAAAGATGTTGCAGTGTTTACCGAGACTATTGAAGAAAATGCGATGGTTCAGTACAAAGGGCGTCAGGCTATGGCAGTGATAAAGGGGGTGCAGGATAACTTTGAGCAATTAAATAGAATAGATAGCATTCTTTATGGAAACGGTAGGTTTATTCTTCACGACTCCATAGTAGATTATTGTGTAATGGGCGTTGAACTAGTGTCTAAGCTAGGATCAGGCGTCCAGTTTGTTGATCCGTTGCAGGTGTATGCTCCTATCCGTGATGCAAAGGTTAATATGGCAAACCCTGCTTCTTCTTTTAATGTGCAATATCTTTATTCTCCCGGTGTAGTGTTTGTGGTGAATCAACGAAAGTATGACGGTTCATATATTCTTACTTCCCTTGATTTTGCAAGGAAGTTGTTTCATTATACAACCGAAGCATCTGCTCTTGAATTAAAGTTGAAGCCTAACGCAGATATTGATAAAGTTAAGAGTGAGATGAAACAAATATTGGGAAATTCTTTTGTAGTTAAAGACCGGTATGAACAGCAAGCGGATGTTTTCCGTATTATGGAGATTGAAAAACTGATTTCCTATCTGTTCCTGACCTTTATTCTTATGATAGCTTGTTTCAATGTTATAGGTTCTCTTTCAATGCTTATTATTGATAAAAAGAAGGACGTTGAGACGCTTCGTAACCTTGGAGCAGATGATAAGCTGATAGCACGGATTTTCCTTTTTGAGGGTAGAATGATTTCCATGTTTGGAGCCGTTATTGGTATTGTTCTGGGCTTAACTCTTTGTTATATTCAGCAGAGATACGGAATTATTTCTTTAGGAGAAACACACGGCACTTTTATTGTCGACGCTTATCCGGTAAGCGTTCGTCCTCTCGATATCTTGATTATATTTGTGACAGTACTTGTAGTAGGTTTTCTATCCGTATGGTATCCTGTCCGTTATCTAAGTAAGCGTCTGCTTTTAAAGTAG
- a CDS encoding T9SS type A sorting domain-containing protein — MMRKILLFILLFTMGIASFGKTWSITNSGFTFSPSTLTISVGDSVNFSIASIHTVQEVNLNTWNADDVTPLPGGFSTPLGGGLVLPNKLTVGTHYYVCTVHVGTTGMKGKIIVQNSTGINLNKMDNNISSYPNPTNSIIHFNLNISESQKAMLKIFNTAGQKFMESQIQNGENTLDLGSLSDGLYYLIITSNKKQIYRSKVTVIK; from the coding sequence ATGATGAGAAAAATACTACTCTTTATTTTGCTGTTTACAATGGGGATAGCAAGTTTTGGCAAAACCTGGAGTATCACAAACTCGGGATTTACATTTAGTCCGTCTACTTTAACAATAAGCGTTGGAGATAGCGTTAATTTTAGCATAGCCAGTATTCACACTGTTCAGGAAGTTAATCTAAATACATGGAATGCAGACGATGTAACACCTCTTCCCGGAGGTTTTTCGACACCCTTGGGTGGTGGACTGGTACTGCCGAATAAGCTTACTGTTGGGACACATTATTATGTTTGTACTGTGCATGTAGGCACCACGGGGATGAAAGGTAAAATTATTGTTCAGAATTCTACAGGCATTAACCTGAATAAAATGGATAATAATATTTCTAGTTATCCGAATCCAACAAATTCGATCATTCATTTTAATTTAAACATTTCTGAGTCTCAAAAAGCCATGCTTAAAATCTTTAATACAGCAGGTCAGAAATTTATGGAAAGTCAAATTCAAAATGGAGAAAACACTCTTGATTTGGGAAGTTTGTCAGATGGGTTGTATTATTTGATTATTACTTCCAACAAAAAGCAGATATACAGATCGAAGGTTACTGTAATTAAGTAA
- a CDS encoding OmpH family outer membrane protein: MLKKIALVLLFALPIGASAQTFKFGHMKFSDVITVMPEYIKAQSELQALQKQYTTEIKRTSDEFNKKYAEFVAAKDTLPQNISERRQKELQDMSQRGQEYEQEAQQQLQKAQEEKTAPIFKKLETAIATVGQEQGYTYIFDVSNKTTIPFFNDKVSVDVTPAIKAKLGIK, from the coding sequence ATGCTTAAAAAAATTGCTTTAGTATTATTGTTTGCTCTACCTATAGGAGCATCAGCTCAAACATTCAAGTTTGGCCACATGAAATTTTCTGATGTTATTACTGTTATGCCTGAATATATCAAGGCACAGAGTGAATTGCAGGCATTGCAGAAACAATACACCACTGAAATTAAAAGAACATCTGATGAGTTTAACAAGAAATATGCTGAATTTGTAGCTGCAAAAGATACTCTTCCTCAGAATATCTCTGAAAGAAGACAAAAAGAATTACAAGACATGTCACAGAGAGGTCAGGAATACGAACAAGAAGCACAACAACAATTGCAAAAAGCTCAGGAAGAAAAGACTGCTCCAATCTTCAAGAAATTAGAAACTGCAATTGCAACAGTTGGTCAGGAACAAGGATATACTTATATCTTTGACGTAAGCAACAAAACAACAATTCCTTTCTTTAACGATAAAGTAAGCGTTGATGTTACTCCTGCTATTAAAGCAAAACTAGGAATCAAATAA
- the murI gene encoding glutamate racemase, producing the protein MKKELSKSAGPIGVFDSGYGGLTILDQIKQTMPEYDYIYLGDNARTPYGTRSFEIVYEFTLQAVNKLFEMGCQLVILACNTASAKALRSIQINDLPGIDPNRRVLGVIRPTVECIGDITHSRHVGVLATSGTIKSQSYPLEIHKLYPDIVVSGEACPMWVPLVENQEYDSPGADYFVKKHLDSLLTKDPEIDTIILGCTHYPLLLSKINKYLPKGIKVISQGEYVATSLKSYLRRHPEMDGLCTKNGSCKFLTTESEIKFSDSASTFLNTEIVVERVVIE; encoded by the coding sequence ATGAAAAAAGAATTATCAAAATCAGCAGGTCCTATCGGAGTCTTTGATTCCGGATATGGTGGCTTAACTATTCTGGATCAAATAAAGCAGACCATGCCTGAGTATGATTACATCTATTTAGGTGATAATGCCAGAACACCTTACGGAACACGTTCTTTTGAGATTGTTTATGAGTTCACGCTACAAGCAGTGAATAAGCTTTTTGAGATGGGTTGTCAGCTGGTAATCCTTGCCTGCAACACAGCATCTGCAAAAGCATTAAGAAGCATACAAATCAATGATTTGCCAGGCATTGACCCTAATCGTAGAGTATTGGGAGTAATTCGTCCCACAGTAGAATGCATTGGAGATATCACTCATTCCAGACATGTTGGCGTTCTAGCTACCTCCGGAACTATAAAATCACAGTCCTATCCATTAGAAATACATAAGCTTTACCCAGACATTGTAGTTAGTGGAGAAGCATGCCCTATGTGGGTTCCTTTAGTAGAGAATCAGGAATACGACTCTCCAGGAGCTGATTATTTTGTAAAAAAGCATCTTGACAGCCTGCTTACAAAAGATCCGGAAATTGATACAATCATTCTTGGGTGCACTCATTATCCTTTACTCCTATCAAAGATAAATAAATATCTGCCGAAAGGAATTAAAGTTATATCACAAGGAGAATATGTAGCTACCAGTCTGAAAAGTTATTTAAGAAGACATCCTGAAATGGATGGACTATGCACAAAAAATGGATCCTGTAAATTCCTTACCACTGAATCAGAAATAAAATTTTCCGATTCAGCATCAACTTTTCTTAATACTGAAATAGTAGTGGAAAGAGTTGTTATTGAGTAG